A stretch of DNA from Anthonomus grandis grandis chromosome 22, icAntGran1.3, whole genome shotgun sequence:
CTCACTCCTAGGTGTTTATACTTCTCGTCCATTAAGTCCGCCCTCTTTAAGAGTTCTCCCTGATTCTCTCTAGTGCCGGAGATCTGCATAGGATGTGCTCTGCAGTCTCGTTTTCCTCCATGTATTCATGCTTAGTCTGCATTCGGCAACTTTTGCCAAACTACTTCTATTCATGTAGTGACGCAGTCTGCAGTGGCCGGTATACATTCCCATTAGGGCTTTTAGGGTTTTTTTCCTTTTGAGTTCCCTTATGGTTTCTGTTACCTTGCTTGTTACGTTCGGTATGAAAGTCGTCGCATAGTTGTGCCCTGGTAATCCCTCCCAGTAGCGCCTTGCTTTGTTGTACACCAGGTTTGTGATTGTGTGTTTCACCGTATTGTAGGCAATTCCTTATGCTGGTTCTGGACCTATCTGCTCTTTTTTTGGCTAGATTGTCAGCTGCTTCATTTCCTGTAATCCCAGCACATCCCGGAATCCATGTTAGGGTAATTTTGTTCTCTTCCCCAAGTATGAGCTCATTTTTGCAGCTCCATATTGCTATAGATGTGCAGGTAGGGAATTCTAGCGCATTTAGAGCCGCCTGACTGTCACTGTAGATTTTGATGGTTCTGTTTTCAAGTTgcatttggttaagcattcttgcACAGATTTCACTGGCATGTACTTCTGCCGGGGAAATTAATTAGTGTTTCCCAAGACAGATAGATATTTCTGTCCTTAGTGCAAATATATTCCAGGTCCTACTCCAAAATTGGCTTTGGAGCCGCCTGAATATACTCACTCGGATGTCCGCTTTCTCTAGTTCCATCTGTTGACTCCATCCAGACTTTGTTTGCCGAGATGCCATTTATGACATGGTGCATCCTGTAAGTAGTTCTTATGGCTTCCCCCTGCAGGTATATGTGCAGAGGGGTCAGTCCAAGTAGTACTTTCATGGCGGCTATCGGGGTAGTTTTGATCACCCCCGTAATGAGCAAGTAGGCCTGCCTTTGAAGGCTTAGGTTTTGTTTTGGCCAGTTGTTGTATTGCTTTGCTCCACCATACCACAGTATGTGTATAACCACTGCATCTGTTTTGGGTTCATTCCCCAGGTTTTACCGCATACTGCGACAGTTCCATAGGAACAGTTTTGCTTTCTTGCTATTGGCATCGCTCGAGCATCGGCACTTCTCCCACTGCATTAGCCATAGTTTTATATACATAGTTAcattatagaattttttgtttgttttagtttttagatatagttCATCCAGGATAAACTGCACGTTTTTCCTTTTGCATTATGCAATCAGATTTTAAGTATGCAGAGCATATGAATACCTCCGCACCACCCGGGAAGAAGATGTGGGGTGCTATCGCACCCCATGGTCTTCTTGCCGCAGAGATCTGAGAAAGTAAAATGGTTAATGTTATTCCTGATAAGCATACACACCCTGGGATTTTTGCCAGAGGGTGGTTCGATTCGTTTACCAGTGGTTATACCCAACCCACAGACTCGACCTTTATTGGAGTTCCTTAGATAAGGGCGATGCCGATTTTCGCTTCATCGAATATTTTTTCTAGGACGGTACTTGCAGCTGTTGCATGCTGCAGATTGACTTGTAGTACTGTAAAGCGTGGTCCAGccattttttgccttttttttttaaacagtgccTCTGCCACCTGGCTTGGGCCCTTTAGGTGCCTCAGGTCCTCCTCTCTTTTTTGGGCGGTAAACGAGGTGGTTGTTTTAGAGGGCGGTTGTTATCGCCCTCTTTTCCTCCACCTCTTTTACGCTTCTTGGGCACCGTTTTGCCCGGTGTGTGTTTGCCCTTTGCTGAAGGTAATTGCTACTGCCTCAGGGCATCCTTTTTGGGATAGAGATAACCTTCCCTGTGGATGACTGTCCAGAGGTTTGAGTTAAGACCGTGATAGGTGTCTTATCGCTCAGGTCCTTAGCTTTTTACTCTTGGGACGCCTTAGCCTTCGAACGAAACCGCACCTGACCGAAGCCAAGAATGATCTGAAGTCCATTCACCTCAGCGCCTCCATAGATGTGTCGTCGGCAACAAAGGTGCAAGTTTGACCCCTTCACAATGTAGTGCGACCCACTCGCGAGTATCCTCATCCACCTCAGCACATCACCCGGACTTAGGCCTTCGTCCAAAAGGTATGCGACGTAGACATAAGGTCGTGGAAGGTCTGCCCCTTTCACAAACGCGAGCCTAGCTCTTTCCCAAGGTTGAAGAGTCTCGGCATCCTCTTCAAACCATTTGGCAGTTTTATCGTCCGCACAAGTAGTAGTCACCCAGGTTTGGGCAAGTACCCGTGGAACCTCACTTGTGCGCCACCCTTGGGCAGCGACTTATATCATATATCCTATCCTAATTCTTTGTCATTTTGCTACATTTCTAGAAAGCATTCTTtatcacaaaattttttgtaaaattcgtTCTCAAATTTCAGCTAATCAGCATGCATTCTTCTCCGGTAAATCTTCGCTCTTTTTCTCACGAAATTGCAAAGTTCTAAATAATAAAGATCAAGTGAGTGCGACCAAATTGAtcattatacaaaaaatataactataaaactctctaatatttttgaatttttgcacTCTTGCATTGCTCTACTCGAGGCAATTTATAcaaattgataaattttaatcaCTCGGCTTCATCTCAACTTCAAGTGGTGCACCTCGGGGTTGTATGTATATCTTCTTTGTCCATAGCATTAATTATCTGACCGTTTTCTGTTTGAAAGACAAAATCTTCTTAAGGTACAATTTTTGCTACTTTTaactaaaacataaaagaaaCGAAGGGATTGAAAGcaaaataagcaataaaaaattatataaataatgcaTTGAATAGCTTGTCTatttaagccttaaaaaaatttaaaaaacatttccttAGTGCATTGAAATGGAAAACTAAAATGGAACGTGGTGTACAACAATGTAATAAGAGCAAGACGCCctatataaaatttcaattctaTTTGACGATCTCGTGACCTGTATGTTGTTTCTTGTCAGTGCCTCTCCACTACGTCCTTGCATTGGATGCTTTTTGTtgcataaatttattaaatgcttCAGTTCCTTATTGTAACTTTATGATAATGTCAAATGTCAGAtagtcaaattaattttaaggttaagAATGTTAagatacaaaatatatttaaattttttatttataaaaagtttatattaatttgttgctctattaaaaatataacgtaataaaaaatataaaacattttcctTGATGTAGGTccgaaataaatttttagatctaaaattaatatttgctataaattcaatatataatgacgttttgtaataaaatttatagttaCCTGGGTAACATttctaattttctaaataataggTCCTCATAACAATAAACAGGTCAACAGTATCAACAAAACTACAATGCAGCAAGCGTGCTCCCAAAAATGCAGGTCaattaaaatcagaaaaatccctcacaatattaaattgcaaaatttcacatctATAACCACCCTACCCACTCAAGCTCGCATTGTGATTGCTGGTGCTGGAGTGGTGGCTAATTCTGTAGCCTATCATTTGGTGAAACATGGCTGGAATGATATTACTGTAatagaacaaaacaaaattgGTAGTGGAACATCTCATTTTGGCTCTGGCATATTGGGGTTGTTCAAACCTATATTTCACAGAAATGTTATTTGGTAAGTTGTGATCTTTTGGTTTaccttaatttatatttatggaAGTTTTAACTAAagattttatctattataagcaaatctctattagatatttttattctaGGTATAGTATAAATTTGTATAAGGATTTGCAAAGATTGGGACATAATGTTGATTTGAAACAATGTGGTAGTTTAAATCTAGCCCAGACAAATGATAGACTTATTGCTCTTAAAAGAAGGGTAGCATACAATCTGCCAACTGGCTTGCATTGTGAGCTACTCAGTCGCAAAGATATTCAGAATATTcatccttatttaaatattgaagatTTAGAAGGTGATTCAGATTCACAATATACAAGCCTTTTATGCAGGCTTATAGCTACATTTTTGCTTTTTAGTGTTATCTTAATACTCCCTAGTTTTGCATGATTACTTATCCTTTGTTAGTTCCAGTTTtgtggtttattatttttttagtagttttctGTTGGATATttgtgaatattatttatactagCTTGTAAGATgtgtaaaaaatacattttccaattctggtattttacaataaattgaatattaatttttttttaaatattttttatgcattcaAAGGTCTGACatacaataatttacagtatTCTCTACTATTCTTGATCTTATCACTTAAGGCATTTATTTAACTCGATTTGAAAAATGTATCTTCTCATATGGATAATTAGAGAGTAGTCTAAATGTTTATTATAGAATATCAAAGTTGTAAATGgaatgtcatttttttaaataatttttctcgttttgttttaaataatagatgTATTGATTGTTCCTTGCCAGTATACTGCTTTTCAGATGTATCTGTGATCCTAAAAACTTTcataatagaaattaaaaaaaaatcttatgttaaattctattttgtttccataaattattcaaatcaaaaaatttttttgcaaaaaaaataattgtaagaaaGCTAAACAAGCTTTTCCCCAAgatctaaatgttttttttttctttaaaaaggcTAAAtcttaatcaaaaaaaatattatttgaaaaatttatttaaatctcccTTATAGGATAGCTCTGATTACTTTGAAACTATCTTTTTAATGAGGGCAACCAAGTAGTAAGCCATTTGTCACTCACTCTCTAAATATTTGCAGCACAGAGGCAAAGGCATATTGGTTTTATACTATGTCCAAAGAGCTTgatattttctgtttattatatatgtatatttttttggatttcacTTAAGGTGGAGTATGGGTTCCTGATGATGCTGTAATAAACCCCAAGGCAATTTGTGATACTTTAGCCCGTTTGGCACAACAAGGTGGTGCCAAGTATATCGAACATACCACTGTTAACAAAGTATTAACAAACAACAATGCTGTTTATGCAGTTGAAACTAATAGAGGTTGATTTTATAAACAGATTTTTTTCAAgggaattataaataattattttaggcacAATAAAGTGTGAATATTTTGTGAATTGTGCAGGAATGTGGGCCAGAGAATTAGGTCTAAATTGCACACCTAATGTGAGGATTCCTGCATATCCAGCAGATCATTATTATGCCACCACTGGTAAGATATCTTAATGGACttattatagaatattttgagaaaacagggttttaggtatttatttgtaataaaagtaagttttttttggtCTTTATGAAACGCTATGGGTAAATGAGTCAATTTCATGTGCtgatgcttaaaaaaattttaggacCTTTGGATAATGGCCTGCATGAATCTCTGCCAATTATAAGAGATTTTGATGGGTATACTTACGCAAGAGAATATAAAGGTGGATTAATGGTTGGGTGGTTTGAGCCTTATGCTAAACCAGCCTTTGAGAAGGGTAGAGTTCCAAAGGAATGGGAAAGGTTTATTAAAAGAGATGAAAAACATTTTAGTAAGGTTTTATTTGGTGAGGATTTATATgaacatataaataatttactttttctgtCCAGAACCCTTATGGGAAAATGCGGTGCACagatttccaattttaaaaaattatgaaaatccgAAGCTAGTCAATTCTCCAGATAATTTTACTCCTGATGGAAGATGGATTTTGGGGGAGGCTCCTgaagtcaaaaattattttgccgCATGCGGAATGAATGGGAATTCTCTGCAGGTAATATTAACTTTTGGTTATGTAGTTTAAGATATATTTTGATGTGGAATTTATATCAGGGAGCGGGAGGTATAGGTAAAGCAGTAGCTGAGTGGATAGTTGAAGGACAACCTAGACAGGATGTCTTACCCTTTATCTTACAAAGGTTTCTTAATGTGCATAACAGTTGgcagtacttaaaaaaaagaattgagGAAGTGGTAGGAAGGTAGattaacaattatttataaaaaatttaacgatCACCTGTAGTGATTTTTAGACACTATTCCATTTACTATCCCTTTCAATCCGAGTATAAATGTGCACGGGAGCTACGTTGCTCCCCTTTATACAGCGTGTTGGAAACTAGAGGTGCAGTGTTTGGTATAAAAATGGCTTATGAACGGGCTTTATATTTCGATTCAACTTATAAAAGTATGAATGTCTTGAGTAAGTCAGAGttgatatgtatattttttttatattaatttttaggagGTCAACCAAAAGTTCAAATGCCATCAGGAACGTTCTTCAAACCAAAGTTTTTCGAGTTTCTTAGAGAAGAGTATCTTGCTTGCATTGAGGGTGTTGGTATAATTGATATGTCATCATTTTCAAAGATTGAGGTCAAGGtaagaaaaaacattgtttcttagctaaaaaaaagtaaatttctaatttacataattatttattacatttttgtaaaattatccTAGTCGGCCGGTGATGAAGCACTTCAGTACCTTCAAAAAATCTCTTCCAATGATATAGATATACCAATGGGTTCAATTATACATACAGGAATGCAGAATATGCGAGGTGGATATGAAAATGACTGTATGCTGGTTAGACAAAGTCCAAACAGGTAAAacctatatgtatataatattaattatttactttaaatgtttttagtttttttatggtTTCGCCCACAAGTCAACAGACTCGCGTATATGAATGGATAAAACGCAACCTACCTTCCAAAAATACAGTACATGTAAATGATGTAACTTCCATGTACACGGTACTTAACGTAGTTGGACCGAAATCAACTCAACTTCTGAGTGAATTATCTAATAGCGATTTAAAAGTACCTCCTTTTTCTTACTTAAAAGTCAACGTGGGTTATGCTTCAGACGTAATGGTAATGTCATTTACGCACACTGGAGCGCCTGGGTATTGCCTGTATATTCCATCTGAATATGCGCTCcatgtttattataaattgatgACAGTAAGTTATTAGATAATATGGTGGTAGATTATCAAAAAGAAAGATTATGATTTAGACAGATGATGATTTTTATTTCGATAGATtgtcattttcaatatttcaggTTGGTCGAGATTATGGTGTTAGAGATGTTGGAGTTTTAACGCAACGATTTATGCGCCTAGAGCGATTTATACCTTTTTGGGCAGAAGAACTAAATAGTTTTACTACGCCATTCGAGGCAGGCAATGATTGGAGCGTCAGGCTGGATAAGGTTGCTAAActataaattatgatttaaatgcTATACTTAGACCAAATTATTTTGATTCTcagaaagaaaattttattggcAAAGATGCTCTTTTAATACAAAGTAAGGTTGGAGTAAAAAAGAAGCTAGTGTTTTTCCATTTCGACAATATAGATCCTGATGTAGATATATGGCCATGGGGTGGCGAGCCTCTATACAGAAACAATGAATTTGTAGGAACAATTACTTCTGCGGGGTAATAAACTTTTACCGCGAGGATGACGTTTTCTTTTTCACTTTGCTTATCTGTCTGCACgcttctttattattaatttatggtgGTTTCAGATTTGGATTTGGTGCAAATAAACTGATATGTCTTGGTTTTATTCATAAGCCGGCCAAAGACAAAAATAGGATAGTGACAAAAGACTATCTTTTAGCTAAAAATGCTGTATACGAAGTGGACATTGCTGGGCATAGATTTAGTGCCACGCCATATTTACACGCACCAACGCCCAGTGATCACCATGACCGGAGAGATTATCGCTCTACGGCAATTTAGTATTAGGGTGATGTTTCTGACTAGTAGATAAGTTTTAGGAGAAATGAACAGAGGGCTGTAAGTTTGTTGGATATTACATCACTATTTCACTAAATATCAATATAGAAAATACTATGTCATACActagattattaaaaagaagaaaatgtacttattcacatataaaaaagtaaactttgtatttttttttgttacgttTCAAAACAGTTTATCAAAGTCAAACAAGTATCAATTTAAAGTCTTTTTGGAAGCATCAAAGAGGTACGAAGAAGATAAGTAgttttatacatatattctaATATTGGTAGTAAATTTACGTACGGAAATGTTggtttatattagtttttttgtttaataaatagggttttctttttcaatgtcaataaaaaataaagttaggtagaatattgaaaagaagaaatgaGATCAGAGGTcgatagattaaacctcagctcctgggtacattaaaaattctattatatCTAAAGTAAATGATTGTATTTGAGAAGTATTGGacttaataaaagttattgTTAAAGATTTTATAGTCCTActgttggaacctttggtgtgacactcaaattatgagacagttttaccactaaccaaaacactttatttttcgacttttactctcgacacgtgtttcgctaacgatgtaaCTGTGAGTTTCGAGagtaaaaaataaagagttttggttcgtggtaaaactgtcttgtaattaaaaactttatgtttatattataaattgttatcTGAAAGAGTGAACTTAAACTcgataaaataaacataataaataattacaaactCGTCACAACAATATGGATTTTAATTGAATATGTGTATAgccttaaatcttaaaatgaACCGACTTAAGAATATAGAcatctatttttatattattttaaatgtaaactgttgtttttttctgTTCCTCCTTCACATACgagaaattatataattatcgTAAATAACAaaacaccattttttaaaatttatatattattcctCATAACATCTACTATTCATTATCATTCCAACTAACCAAACGAAATCTtcgttacaaaaattaaaagttgcaaTTTGGCAATGTTTTATAGTTATAAAACGTAGTTATATAACTTATAACTAAGTTATAAGGTATATAACTACGGCGCagataacttaaataaaaaacaatgtaaatggatttcaaaatatgtacatatttatttatcaaatataatagtacaagaaattaagaaataaagtgctaaaaagttcaaaaataaagaaaatgactgtaaaaataaaaaagtgagaCACAAAAAATCTGCCTCACCTATGCcatgaaaattattgataacaaACTATTATTCGAAATAGAGTTTGACATAGAAGCTATGAGTGATATGTAAATCATTTTaaagtgaaattaaatttttttcttgaaaatactCTTCTGGTCATCTTAATAAAATTCCTATATTTAGCCCTAGCAGTTATAACAATGCTGGCTATCATTTTCTTGTTCTTCAGAATGTAATAAAGTTGGTTAGCTCTTTTCATGGAATATATGTCCTCAGTGTAAACTAGAAATAATCAGAGCCaaggttaattttaaatcataaaagaaAATCCATAGGAAAACTATATAAAGTAtgaaaattaagataaaaatcaagaaatatatataaataaataattctttaaacaatataaagatacaataattaataaataaagttattagCAGTAAAAATAgctgtgtatatatatatatatatatatatctaataGTATATGAAAACCGAagaattaaacttaaatatacatgatactttataaataaaatttaaaaaactattaacttACACAATATATTggtatttaagaaaattatgtgCTTCACAGCACTCACCCAAATGtatgcaatatttattttatttagcagtgtttaataaatatttatgctttaattaatacaattttaagattctttttaaaaaatgcccttAGATATTCcctaaaaacatttaaaatctgAGTCGTTTGTTTGTTGTCGATGTTTCTTTCAAAAGGAGCATCTTTAAGGCATCCACAACTAGCTTTCCGcggtatttattgtttttatagaAACAATAATTGagtatattatatgtaaaaagaaacaaaagtaaaaaaaatatgtcaagtAATTGAATAGGATAGCAATATTTAGTACATGATGCGTAAGCATAAGGAATCCATGTGGTAAGTTTATAATGCATGCCAttctttttaaagtatttagttACTCGATAATGATTTATCACTTGTGAATATATTGAATACTTAAATATGTAAGGGTATTTTTAGGCGTTTACTTAAACTAGTTAGTAGTTTCAGAATTaagttttttgacattaaacATTTGAAAGAGACTAAGAATTTTCAAAAGCGGTTACGGTGACTTCTTTAAGGAATTAAATAAGTAAaggaaacaataaaatataacaacttgtcgcttaaaaaataaattgtaacaaaaaatatatcttaaaaagtTGTAGttgaacaacaatttttttcaatgattCAACttattatcttattaaatttcTCTGAATTTCCatttaaagaaaactaaaattaaatgttttgtaCAAAACCGACAAACTATAAATAGCTAATTGTaatgttatttttgtataaataaaccAAACGGACCacgaagaaattatttttgcgtTATTTCACT
This window harbors:
- the LOC126748702 gene encoding pyruvate dehydrogenase phosphatase regulatory subunit, mitochondrial-like isoform X1, with protein sequence MQQACSQKCRSIKIRKIPHNIKLQNFTSITTLPTQARIVIAGAGVVANSVAYHLVKHGWNDITVIEQNKIGSGTSHFGSGILGLFKPIFHRNVIWYSINLYKDLQRLGHNVDLKQCGSLNLAQTNDRLIALKRRVAYNLPTGLHCELLSRKDIQNIHPYLNIEDLEGGVWVPDDAVINPKAICDTLARLAQQGGAKYIEHTTVNKVLTNNNAVYAVETNRGTIKCEYFVNCAGMWARELGLNCTPNVRIPAYPADHYYATTGPLDNGLHESLPIIRDFDGYTYAREYKGGLMVGWFEPYAKPAFEKGRVPKEWERFIKRDEKHFKPLWENAVHRFPILKNYENPKLVNSPDNFTPDGRWILGEAPEVKNYFAACGMNGNSLQGAGGIGKAVAEWIVEGQPRQDVLPFILQRFLNVHNSWQYLKKRIEEVVGRHYSIYYPFQSEYKCARELRCSPLYSVLETRGAVFGIKMAYERALYFDSTYKRGQPKVQMPSGTFFKPKFFEFLREEYLACIEGVGIIDMSSFSKIEVKSAGDEALQYLQKISSNDIDIPMGSIIHTGMQNMRGGYENDCMLVRQSPNSFFMVSPTSQQTRVYEWIKRNLPSKNTVHVNDVTSMYTVLNVVGPKSTQLLSELSNSDLKVPPFSYLKVNVGYASDVMVMSFTHTGAPGYCLYIPSEYALHVYYKLMTVGRDYGVRDVGVLTQRFMRLERFIPFWAEELNSFTTPFEAGNDWSVRLDKKENFIGKDALLIQSKVGVKKKLVFFHFDNIDPDVDIWPWGGEPLYRNNEFVGTITSAGFGFGANKLICLGFIHKPAKDKNRIVTKDYLLAKNAVYEVDIAGHRFSATPYLHAPTPSDHHDRRDYRSTAI
- the LOC126748702 gene encoding pyruvate dehydrogenase phosphatase regulatory subunit, mitochondrial-like isoform X2 — translated: MLFGGVWVPDDAVINPKAICDTLARLAQQGGAKYIEHTTVNKVLTNNNAVYAVETNRGTIKCEYFVNCAGMWARELGLNCTPNVRIPAYPADHYYATTGPLDNGLHESLPIIRDFDGYTYAREYKGGLMVGWFEPYAKPAFEKGRVPKEWERFIKRDEKHFKPLWENAVHRFPILKNYENPKLVNSPDNFTPDGRWILGEAPEVKNYFAACGMNGNSLQGAGGIGKAVAEWIVEGQPRQDVLPFILQRFLNVHNSWQYLKKRIEEVVGRHYSIYYPFQSEYKCARELRCSPLYSVLETRGAVFGIKMAYERALYFDSTYKRGQPKVQMPSGTFFKPKFFEFLREEYLACIEGVGIIDMSSFSKIEVKSAGDEALQYLQKISSNDIDIPMGSIIHTGMQNMRGGYENDCMLVRQSPNSFFMVSPTSQQTRVYEWIKRNLPSKNTVHVNDVTSMYTVLNVVGPKSTQLLSELSNSDLKVPPFSYLKVNVGYASDVMVMSFTHTGAPGYCLYIPSEYALHVYYKLMTVGRDYGVRDVGVLTQRFMRLERFIPFWAEELNSFTTPFEAGNDWSVRLDKKENFIGKDALLIQSKVGVKKKLVFFHFDNIDPDVDIWPWGGEPLYRNNEFVGTITSAGFGFGANKLICLGFIHKPAKDKNRIVTKDYLLAKNAVYEVDIAGHRFSATPYLHAPTPSDHHDRRDYRSTAI